A region of Homo sapiens chromosome X, GRCh38.p14 Primary Assembly DNA encodes the following proteins:
- the ATXN3L gene encoding ataxin-3-like protein isoform 1 (isoform 1 is encoded by transcript variant 1), with the protein MDFIFHEKQEGFLCAQHCLNNLLQGEYFSPVELASIAHQLDEEERMRMAEGGVTSEEYLAFLQQPSENMDDTGFFSIQVISNALKFWGLEIIHFNNPEYQKLGIDPINERSFICNYKQHWFTIRKFGKHWFNLNSLLAGPELISDTCLANFLARLQQQAYSVFVVKGDLPDCEADQLLQIISVEEMDTPKLNGKKLVKQKEHRVYKTVLEKVSEESDESGTSDQDEEDFQRALELSRQETNREDEHLRSTIELSMQGSSGNTSQDLPKTSCVTPASEQPKKIKEDYFEKHQQEQKQQQQQSDLPGHSSYLHERPTTSSRAIESDLSDDISEGTVQAAVDTILEIMRKNLKIKGEK; encoded by the coding sequence ATGGATTTCATCTTTCATGAGAAACAGGAAGGTTTCCTGTGTGCTCAGCACTGTCTGAACAATCTATTGCAAGGAGAATATTTTAGCCCTGTGGAATTAGCCTCAATTGCACATCAGCTAGATGAAGAAGAGAGGATGAGAATGGCAGAAGGAGGAGTCACCAGTGAAGAGTATCTTGCATTTTTACAGCAGCCTTCAGAAAACATGGATGATACCGGTTTCTTCTCCATTCAGGTAATAAGCAATGCCTTGAAGTTCTGGGGTTTAGAGATCATCCATTTCAATAATCCTGAATATCAGAAGCTCGGCATTGATCCTATAAATGAAAGAtcttttatatgtaattataaacaACACTGGTTTACtattagaaaatttggaaaacactggTTTAACTTGAATTCTCTCTTGGCGGGTCCAGAATTAATATCAGATACATGCCTTGCAAATTTCTTGGCTCGATTACAACAACAAGCATATTCTGTATTTGTTGTCAAGGGTGATCTGCCAGACTGTGAAGCTGACCAACTCCTGCAGATCATCAGTGTCGAAGAGATGGATACACCAAaacttaatggaaaaaaattagtaaaacaaaAAGAGCATAGAGTCTATAAAACAGTCCTTGAAAAAGTATCAGAAGAAAGTGATGAGTCTGGAACATCAGACCAAGATGAGGAGGATTTTCAGAGGGCCCTTGAACTAAGCCGCCAAGAAACCAATAGAGAAGATGAACATCTCCGCAGTACTATTGAGTTAAGCATGCAAGGTAGTTCCGGAAACACATCGCAAGATCTTCCAAAGACATCATGTGTAACTCCTGCTTCAGAACAGccgaagaaaataaaagaagactatTTTGAAAAGCATCAGCAGGAAcagaagcagcagcaacaacagtcAGATCTGCCGGGCCACAGTTCATACCTACACGAAAGGCCAACAACAAGTTCGAGAGCAATTGAGAGTGATCTCAGTGATGACATCAGTGAAGGCACAGT
- the ATXN3L gene encoding ataxin-3-like protein isoform 2 (isoform 2 is encoded by transcript variant 2) — translation MDFIFHEKQEGFLCAQHCLNNLLQGEYFSPVELASIAHQLDEEERMRMAEGGVTSEEYLAFLQQPSENMDDTGFFSIQGDLPDCEADQLLQIISVEEMDTPKLNGKKLVKQKEHRVYKTVLEKVSEESDESGTSDQDEEDFQRALELSRQETNREDEHLRSTIELSMQGSSGNTSQDLPKTSCVTPASEQPKKIKEDYFEKHQQEQKQQQQQSDLPGHSSYLHERPTTSSRAIESDLSDDISEGTVQAAVDTILEIMRKNLKIKGEK, via the exons ATGGATTTCATCTTTCATGAGAAACAGGAAGGTTTCCTGTGTGCTCAGCACTGTCTGAACAATCTATTGCAAGGAGAATATTTTAGCCCTGTGGAATTAGCCTCAATTGCACATCAGCTAGATGAAGAAGAGAGGATGAGAATGGCAGAAGGAGGAGTCACCAGTGAAGAGTATCTTGCATTTTTACAGCAGCCTTCAGAAAACATGGATGATACCGGTTTCTTCTCCATTCAG GGTGATCTGCCAGACTGTGAAGCTGACCAACTCCTGCAGATCATCAGTGTCGAAGAGATGGATACACCAAaacttaatggaaaaaaattagtaaaacaaaAAGAGCATAGAGTCTATAAAACAGTCCTTGAAAAAGTATCAGAAGAAAGTGATGAGTCTGGAACATCAGACCAAGATGAGGAGGATTTTCAGAGGGCCCTTGAACTAAGCCGCCAAGAAACCAATAGAGAAGATGAACATCTCCGCAGTACTATTGAGTTAAGCATGCAAGGTAGTTCCGGAAACACATCGCAAGATCTTCCAAAGACATCATGTGTAACTCCTGCTTCAGAACAGccgaagaaaataaaagaagactatTTTGAAAAGCATCAGCAGGAAcagaagcagcagcaacaacagtcAGATCTGCCGGGCCACAGTTCATACCTACACGAAAGGCCAACAACAAGTTCGAGAGCAATTGAGAGTGATCTCAGTGATGACATCAGTGAAGGCACAGT